The following coding sequences lie in one Arachis stenosperma cultivar V10309 chromosome 5, arast.V10309.gnm1.PFL2, whole genome shotgun sequence genomic window:
- the LOC130982698 gene encoding S-adenosyl-L-methionine:benzoic acid/salicylic acid carboxyl methyltransferase 3-like, which yields MDVAHVLHMNGGDGEASYARNSFLQRKVICLTKGMREEAIRKVYCSRRPRSLVIADLGCSSGPNTLLVVSEVIMAVEKLCRELKHDDESPEYQVLMNDLPGNDFNNIFKSLDLFVEQLSKQVEGGVGPCYFSGVPGSFYGRIFPTKSLDFVHSSYSLQWLSQVPEGVVNNKGKIYMASTSPSNVFEAYYEQFQRDFSLFLKCRAEEVVEGGCMILTFLGRRSDDPSSKECCYIWELLAMALNEMVFEGIIKEEEVDRFNIPQYTPSPSEVKSEVMKEGSFSIDRLEVSEVHWNPFNDDGSDDGGYHVANLMRSVAEPLLTTHFGEAIIEDAFCRYRRILTRIMSKETTMFINVTVSMTRTAS from the exons atggaCGTAGCGCATGTACTGCACATGAATGGAGGCGATGGAGAAGCAAGCTATGCAAGAAACTCCTTTCTtcag CGAAAGGTGATTTGCTTGACAAAAGGGATGAGAGAGGAAGCCATAAGGAAGGTGTATTGCAGCAGAAGGCCGAGAAGCCTAGTCATTGCAGACTTGGGTTGCTCTTCGGGACCCAACACTTTGCTTGTGGTATCTGAGGTTATCATGGCGGTGGAGAAGCTTTGCAGAGAACTGAAGCATGATGATGAGTCTCCAGAATACCAGGTGTTGATGAATGATCTTCCCGGGAACGATTTCAACAACATCTTCAAGTCGCTTGACTTATTCGTAGAGCAGTTAAGTAAACAAGTGGAAGGTGGGGTTGGTCCATGTTACTTCAGTGGGGTTCCTGGTTCTTTCTATGGCAGGATCTTTCCAACCAAGTCTTTGGATTTTGTTCATTCCTCTTACAGCCTTCAATGGCTATCTCAG GTTCCTGAAGGTGTAGTGAACAATAAGGGGAAAATTTACATGGCGAGCACAAGTCCCTCAAACGTCTTCGAGGCCTATTATGAGCAATTTCAAAGAGACTTCTCTTTGTTTCTCAAGTGTCGTGCTGAAGAGGTGGTTGAAGGGGGCTGTATGATTCTAACATTTTTGGGAAGAAGAAGTGATGACCCATCTAGTAAAGAGTGTTGCTACATTTGGGAACTTCTTGCCATGGCTCTTAATGAAATGGTCTTCGAG GGTAttataaaggaagaagaagtggACAGATTCAACATCCCTCAATACACACCATCCCCATCTGAAGTGAAATCAGAGGTTATGAAAGAAGGCTCATTCAGCATCGATCGCTTAGAGGTTTCTGAAGTACATTGGAATCCTTTTAATGATGATGGCTCCGATGATGGAGGATACCATGTTGCAAACCTCATGCGCTCTGTTGCTGAACCTTTGCTAACCACCCACTTTGGAGAAGCCATAATCGAAGATGCTTTTTGCCGCTACCGAAGAATCTTAACCCGTATTATGTCTAAGGAGACAACTATGTTTATTAATGTCACTGTTTCCATGACACGAACTGCATCATGA